A genome region from Rhinoraja longicauda isolate Sanriku21f unplaced genomic scaffold, sRhiLon1.1 Scf000464, whole genome shotgun sequence includes the following:
- the LOC144591004 gene encoding zinc-binding protein A33-like: MAAKDPVESLTEEAVCSICLDFFSDPVSLECGHYFCLSCITQSWDREERNSCPECREEFEERTLRVSWNLARMADKARRLSLNRQENERKPHCEEHQEELKLFCETDKKVICVICTAAREHKSHGFTLIEEAVETYKIQVKSSFESLTKKKAEIQQMEQQQKLKIPGVGEESCNLHSHFRSWFAKLHQILYEKENSLLRDLQEEKKKLVDQMKINLTEIQNNLNHVQRELEELQRRMDQEDGVLFLKDEAGRESSASVDTESLSVTDSAPAFERFYHPSMFSTMLREMSDAIKRSSLQTDVSVTLDVETAHPELEVSEDRKRVRWTRTRRSLPDTGKRFTDNACVLGSEGFTSGRHYWEVEVAGSRRWSLGVAAESVERKGPVTLTPETGVWIIGRGWDDEFVAFTSPRSRLPARPIPGRVGVYFSYESGTVSFYDADTKSHLHTFTGNKFTEKLYPFFGTGDEDHWLRICSGSAPGV, from the exons atggctgcgaaagacccggtcgagagtttaaccgaggaggcagtttgttccatctgcctggatttcttctccgatccggtgtcactggagtgcgggcactaCTTCTGcctctcctgtatcacacagagttgggacagagaggagagaaactcctgcccggaatgtagagaggagtttgagGAGCGCACCCTCAGGGTTAGTTGGAACTTGGCGAGAATGGCTGATAAAGCTCGAAGGCTGAGCCTGAATCGACAAGAGAATGAACGTAAACCTCACtgtgaggaacatcaggaagaactgaagctgttttgtgagacCGACAAGAAAGTAATTTGTGTGATTTGTACAGCTGCGCGGGAGCACAAGTCCCACGGCTTCACGCTGATAGAAGAAGCTGTAGAAACCtataag ATTCAGGTGAAATCTTCCTTCGAATCTCTCACAAAAAAGAAAGcagagatccagcaaatggagcagcaacagaaactaAAGATACCTGGAGTTGGG gaagagtcatGCAACCTTCATTCTCACTTCAGATCCTGGTTTGCTAAACTGCACCAGATCCTCTACGAGAAAGAAAATAGTTTACTCAGAGATCTCCAGGAAGAAAAGAAGAAGCTCGTAGATCAAATGAAGATAAATCTGACGGAGATTCAAAACAATTTAAATCATGTTCAGCGGGAGCTCGAAGAGTTACAGAGAAGAATGGACCAAGAAGACGGCGTactatttctgaag gatgaAGCTGGTCGGGAGagcag TGCGAGTGTTGATACCGAATCGTTGTCAGTGACAGATTCTGCCCCGGCCTTTGAAAGGTTCTATCACCCCTCTATGTTTAGCACAATGTTAAGAGAAATGTCTGATGCCATTAAGCGGAGTAGCTTACAAACTGACG tctccgtcaccctggatgtggaaacagcgcatccggagctcgaggtgtctgaggatcggaagagggtgagatggacccggacccggaggagtctccctgacaccgggaagaggtttacagacaatgcgtgtgtgctgggatcggagggattcacatcggggagacattactgggaggtggaggtggcggggagtcggcgctggagtctgggagtcgccgcagagtctgtggagaggaagggaccggtcacactgaccccggagactggagtctggatcaTCGGGCGGG GGTGGGATGACGAGTttgttgcattcacctcccctcgatcccgtctccccgcccgtcccatccccgggagggtgggagtttatttcagttacgagtccgggacagtttcattttacgacgcggacaccaagtcccatctccacaccttcactgggaataaattcacggagaaactttatcctttcttcgggactGGGGATGAAGatcactggctgagaatctgctccggttccgctccgggtgtgtaa